One Halobaculum sp. CBA1158 DNA segment encodes these proteins:
- a CDS encoding heavy metal-binding domain-containing protein: protein MDFQRHNTTDGAVFVAPYDKNSVWEKIESKLSTQTETPTPSSGERGRDESGGPVTRFNNIFTGIGEHALEALSLNGYEIANGIRTRRDELFRNEFPLLRPRFAVKCTECETEYQSDVDECELCDAGEDALRRPSPEEKRRFEKMLESVNKEGQSFRELAKYAEDDQWRFGVPIIVLTYSWTVATDGSQMYDAGEIVSKQPEEMLRGDPKQIVPVVDEDGRVGGHWYICPVHRDDHSTKPGFCDKCSATLREVYFCEPDGKDNASKYYLEEEILTYPYAYPRLHGLDGLSPAHHVWLKQAILEFMDEYAGAFYDTDSERMPNQMGILHTTNPDQWEQVFEEAREDAKDDEYDTPFFTNEYSPTSSSTPELQIVDTMPDELLGQNGDLKKDFKSDIRQAFGITDVFDSELEDAGGLNNEGLQIEVTDRSIASQQHDYVTGWLDTLAKRLGIEDWMIAFVPGQDQDVDSLQDNIKTAAMADKAGLDARLEDGEVEVADGDVNAQDPSLGQTPSSTGFGGFGDDGSPDGGGDAPGEAKARDGTEPEAVRVLREAEDHIVRADAAETKAEPFFDEDDDIPEFVETAVREALDSGAIHSSFEQLSSRARAELIDFFEEKLTQPQGWSLESLATDIEDRFGVSHEYAETLARDQAGDVLRKAREVGYREQGELDERVFKHVGPADDRKSDACWWLLEETNPAYGGTPRPLDEYKGLIQEANRRFVDGPSGEFKAHIGCRDTYVEHFD, encoded by the coding sequence ATGGATTTCCAACGACATAACACGACCGACGGCGCGGTGTTCGTCGCGCCATACGACAAGAACAGCGTCTGGGAGAAAATCGAGTCGAAGCTCTCGACACAGACCGAGACGCCGACGCCGTCGTCGGGCGAGCGTGGGCGCGATGAGAGCGGCGGCCCGGTGACCCGGTTCAACAACATCTTCACCGGGATCGGCGAGCACGCTCTGGAGGCGCTGTCTCTCAACGGCTACGAGATCGCCAATGGGATCCGGACTCGACGGGATGAACTCTTCCGCAACGAGTTCCCGCTGCTCCGTCCCCGGTTCGCGGTCAAGTGCACCGAGTGCGAGACGGAGTACCAGTCCGACGTCGACGAGTGTGAGCTGTGCGACGCCGGCGAGGATGCGCTCCGTCGCCCCAGCCCCGAGGAGAAGCGCCGGTTCGAGAAGATGTTGGAGTCGGTCAACAAGGAGGGGCAGTCGTTCCGTGAACTCGCGAAGTACGCCGAGGATGACCAATGGCGGTTCGGCGTCCCGATCATCGTGTTGACCTATTCGTGGACGGTCGCGACCGACGGGTCGCAGATGTACGACGCCGGCGAGATCGTCTCGAAACAGCCGGAGGAGATGCTCCGGGGTGATCCGAAGCAGATCGTCCCGGTCGTCGACGAGGATGGCCGTGTCGGTGGTCATTGGTACATCTGCCCCGTCCACCGCGACGACCACAGCACCAAGCCGGGGTTCTGCGACAAATGCTCGGCCACGCTGCGCGAGGTCTACTTCTGCGAGCCAGACGGGAAAGACAACGCGTCGAAGTACTACCTGGAGGAAGAGATCCTCACGTACCCGTACGCATACCCGCGGCTTCACGGGCTCGACGGCCTCTCGCCGGCACACCACGTCTGGCTCAAGCAGGCCATCCTCGAGTTCATGGACGAGTACGCGGGCGCGTTCTACGACACCGACTCCGAGCGGATGCCGAACCAGATGGGGATCCTCCACACGACGAACCCGGACCAGTGGGAGCAGGTGTTCGAGGAAGCGCGCGAGGATGCGAAGGACGACGAGTACGACACGCCGTTCTTCACGAACGAGTACTCCCCGACGTCGTCGTCGACGCCGGAACTGCAGATCGTCGATACGATGCCCGACGAGCTGCTCGGGCAGAACGGCGATCTGAAGAAGGACTTCAAGAGCGACATCCGACAGGCGTTCGGAATCACCGACGTCTTCGACTCCGAGCTGGAGGACGCCGGCGGCCTCAACAACGAAGGGCTGCAGATCGAGGTAACTGACCGCTCGATCGCCTCCCAGCAGCACGACTACGTCACCGGCTGGCTCGATACGCTCGCGAAGCGCCTCGGGATCGAGGACTGGATGATCGCGTTCGTCCCCGGGCAGGATCAGGACGTCGACTCGCTGCAGGACAACATCAAGACTGCCGCGATGGCGGACAAGGCCGGCCTCGACGCACGCCTCGAGGATGGCGAGGTCGAGGTCGCCGACGGAGACGTGAACGCACAGGATCCGTCGCTTGGACAGACGCCGTCGTCGACGGGGTTCGGTGGATTCGGTGACGATGGATCGCCCGATGGCGGCGGTGATGCGCCGGGGGAAGCGAAAGCCCGTGACGGCACCGAGCCCGAGGCTGTCCGCGTCCTTCGTGAGGCAGAGGATCACATCGTCCGCGCTGACGCCGCGGAGACCAAGGCCGAACCGTTCTTCGACGAGGACGACGACATCCCGGAGTTCGTCGAAACGGCCGTCCGCGAGGCGCTGGACTCCGGGGCGATCCACTCGTCGTTCGAGCAGCTGTCGTCGCGAGCGCGCGCCGAGCTCATCGACTTCTTCGAGGAGAAGCTCACGCAGCCTCAGGGGTGGTCGCTGGAGTCGCTGGCGACCGACATCGAGGATCGGTTCGGCGTCAGTCACGAGTACGCGGAAACGCTCGCTCGTGACCAGGCCGGCGACGTCCTACGGAAGGCGCGCGAGGTCGGCTACCGCGAGCAGGGCGAGCTCGACGAGCGCGTGTTCAAGCACGTCGGGCCGGCGGACGATCGCAAGTCGGACGCGTGCTGGTGGCTGCTCGAGGAGACTAACCCAGCCTACGGCGGCACGCCCCGGCCGCTCGACGAGTATAAGGGCCTGATCCAGGAGGCGAACCGTCGCTTCGTCGACGGGCCGAGCGGCGAGTTCAAAGCCCACATCGGGTGCCGAGACACCTACGTGGAGCACTTCGACTAA